In Deltaproteobacteria bacterium, the following proteins share a genomic window:
- a CDS encoding 16S rRNA (uracil(1498)-N(3))-methyltransferase, whose translation MNTLLLAPGELAAARDGIVRLAADRRVAHVQAVHRAAVGTVLRVGVLGGRLGAATVARLDDAGLELAVTLDRDPPPPLPLALVLGLPRPKVVRRVLQAAATLGVKRLCLVAAWRVEKSYWESPLLAADAVQAELVLGLEQAGDTILPTVTLHRRFKPFVEDELPALAAGTRGLVAHPPAAASCPRDPAAPVTLAIGPEGGFTDYEIGALARQGFEPVSLGPRVLRVEQAIPALVGRLC comes from the coding sequence ATGAACACGCTCCTCCTGGCACCCGGCGAGCTCGCGGCGGCGCGCGACGGGATCGTGCGGCTCGCGGCGGATCGCCGTGTCGCGCACGTGCAGGCCGTACACCGCGCCGCGGTCGGCACCGTGCTGCGCGTCGGGGTGCTCGGCGGGCGGCTCGGCGCCGCGACCGTCGCGCGGCTCGACGACGCCGGCCTCGAACTCGCCGTCACGCTCGACCGCGACCCGCCGCCGCCGTTGCCGCTCGCGCTCGTTCTCGGGCTCCCGCGCCCGAAGGTCGTCCGGCGGGTGCTCCAGGCGGCCGCGACGCTCGGCGTGAAGCGGCTCTGTCTCGTCGCCGCCTGGCGGGTCGAGAAGAGCTACTGGGAGAGCCCGCTGCTCGCCGCGGATGCCGTCCAGGCGGAGCTCGTGCTCGGCCTCGAGCAGGCCGGCGACACGATCCTCCCGACGGTCACGCTGCACCGCCGCTTCAAGCCCTTCGTGGAGGACGAGCTGCCGGCGCTCGCCGCCGGGACGCGGGGCCTCGTCGCGCACCCGCCGGCCGCCGCGTCCTGTCCGCGTGATCCGGCGGCGCCGGTCACCCTGGCGATCGGCCCCGAGGGAGGATTCACCGACTACGAGATCGGCGCGCTCGCGCGCCAGGGCTTCGAGCCCGTGTCGCTCGGGCCGCGCGTGCTGCGCGTCGAGCAGGCGATCCCGGCGCTCGTCGGGCGGCTCTGCTGA